In one Oncorhynchus nerka isolate Pitt River linkage group LG7, Oner_Uvic_2.0, whole genome shotgun sequence genomic region, the following are encoded:
- the LOC115131552 gene encoding protein disulfide-isomerase A3-like isoform X1, with the protein MASFLSVIPPFLLSVLIFSGAVVAQGDVLELGDADFDYLAAEHNTMLVKFYAPWCGHCKKLAPDFETAATRLKGTVPLAKVDCTASPDTCGRFGVTGYPTLKIFRNGEDASSYDGPRSADGIVHFMKKQAGPNSVTLRREADLEAFVNHFDASVVGFFSGPDSGQLAEFLKAVSVMREHFRFAHTIDMTLGLKHWVDTERVLLFRPPRLSSKFEESVLRFTETITTHTLRRFIRDNIFGMCPHLTNENRDKLKGQDLLTAYYDLDYLQNPKGTNYWRNRVMKVGSQFVSQGLSFAVANRRDFVDELEEEFGLGASDGGDLPFVTIRTQQGFKYTMREEFTRDGKSLERFLEDYFAGRLKRYIKSEPIPEKNKGPVKVVVAESFEEIVNDPEKDVLIEFYAPWCGHCKSLEPKYKELAEQLYSDPNIVIAKMDATANDVPQGFDVQGFPTIYFAQAGKKDQPKRYEGAHEVKDFIKYLKRESSHVPVVSGVREDL; encoded by the exons ATGGCTTCCTTTTTGTCGGTCATCCCTCCTTTCTTGTTATCGGTTCTCATATTTTCTGGAGCGGTAGTCGCACAGGGTGATGTGCTCGAGTTAGGGGACGCAGATTTCGATTACCTGGCAGCGGAGCACAATACCATGCTAGTGAAATTCTACGCTCCATG GTGTGGACATTGTAAGAAACTAGCCCCAGATTTTGAGACCGCAGCCACTCGACTGAAGGGGACAGTTCCACTTGCTAAG GTGGACTGCACAGCGAGCCCAGACACATGTGGGCGTTTTGGGGTCACAGGGTACCCCACGCTCAAGATCTTCAGAAACGGAGAAGATGCCTCGTCCTATGACGGGCCACGCTCCGCAG ATGGCATTGTCCACTTCATGAAGAAGCAGGCTGGACCCAACTCTGTTACCCTGCGCAGGGAAGCAGATCTCGAGGcctttgtcaaccactttgacGCCAGTGTAGTGG GATTTTTTTCTGGGCCTGACAGTGGTCAGCTGGCAGAGTTTCTGAAGGCGGTCAGCGTCATGAGGGAGCACTTCCGCTTCGCCCACACCATCGACATGACCCTGGGCCTCAAACACTGGGTGGACACTGA GCGTGTTCTGCTGTTCAGACCCCCAAGACTGAGCAGTAAGTTTGAGGAGAGCGTACTTCGCTTCACTGAGACGATCACCACCCACACACTGCGGCGCTTCATCAGAGACAACAT TTTCGGAATGTGCCCCCATCTGACCAATGAGAACAGAGATAAGCTGAAGGGGCAGGACTTGTTGACTGCGTACTATGATTTGGACTACCTGCAGAACCCCAAAGGCACCAACTATTGGAGGAACAG GGTGATGAAGGTGGGTTCTCAGTTTGTGTCCCAGGGCCTGAGTTTTGCCGTGGCCAATCGCAGGGACTTTGTGGATGAGCTGGAGGAGGAGTTTGGTCTGGGGGCGTCGGACGGAGGAGATCTACCCTTCGTGACCATCAGAACACAACAGGGATTCAAGTACACCATGAGGGAGGAGTTCAC GCGAGATGGGAAGTCCCTGGAAAGATTCCTGGAGGATTACTTTGCTGGACGACTAAAACGTTACATCAAGTCGGAGCCCATCCCTGAGAAAAACAAAGGCCccgtcaag GTAGTGGTAGCGGAGTCATTTGAGGAGATTGTCAATGACCCGGAGAAGGACGTGCTGATTGAGTTCTATGCCCCCTGGTGTGGTCACTGTAAGAGCCTGGAGCCCAAGTACAAGGAGTTGGCAGAACAG CTCTACTCTGATCCTAATATTGTAATTGCCAAGATGGACGCCACAGCCAATGATGTTCCACAAGGCTTTGATGTGCAAGG GTTTCCCACCATCTACTTTGCTCAGGCAGGCAAGAAGGACCAGCCCAAGCGATATGAG GGAGCCCATGAAGTGAAGGACTTCATCAAGTACTTGAAGAGAGAATCCTCACACGTTCCTGTTGTCAGCGGAGTGAGAGAAGACCTGTGA
- the LOC115131552 gene encoding protein disulfide-isomerase A3-like isoform X2: protein MASFLSVIPPFLLSVLIFSGAVVAQGDVLELGDADFDYLAAEHNTMLVKFYAPWCGHCKKLAPDFETAATRLKGTVPLAKVDCTASPDTCGRFGVTGYPTLKIFRNGEDASSYDGPRSADGIVHFMKKQAGPNSVTLRREADLEAFVNHFDASVVGFFSGPDSGQLAEFLKAVSVMREHFRFAHTIDMTLGLKHWVDTERVLLFRPPRLSSKFEESVLRFTETITTHTLRRFIRDNIFGMCPHLTNENRDKLKGQDLLTAYYDLDYLQNPKGTNYWRNRVMKVGSQFVSQGLSFAVANRRDFVDELEEEFGLGASDGGDLPFVTIRTQQGFKYTMREEFTRDGKSLERFLEDYFAGRLKRYIKSEPIPEKNKGPVKMNVVPSGVWKLLPRMNQTCGGLQLFSEVLADFF, encoded by the exons ATGGCTTCCTTTTTGTCGGTCATCCCTCCTTTCTTGTTATCGGTTCTCATATTTTCTGGAGCGGTAGTCGCACAGGGTGATGTGCTCGAGTTAGGGGACGCAGATTTCGATTACCTGGCAGCGGAGCACAATACCATGCTAGTGAAATTCTACGCTCCATG GTGTGGACATTGTAAGAAACTAGCCCCAGATTTTGAGACCGCAGCCACTCGACTGAAGGGGACAGTTCCACTTGCTAAG GTGGACTGCACAGCGAGCCCAGACACATGTGGGCGTTTTGGGGTCACAGGGTACCCCACGCTCAAGATCTTCAGAAACGGAGAAGATGCCTCGTCCTATGACGGGCCACGCTCCGCAG ATGGCATTGTCCACTTCATGAAGAAGCAGGCTGGACCCAACTCTGTTACCCTGCGCAGGGAAGCAGATCTCGAGGcctttgtcaaccactttgacGCCAGTGTAGTGG GATTTTTTTCTGGGCCTGACAGTGGTCAGCTGGCAGAGTTTCTGAAGGCGGTCAGCGTCATGAGGGAGCACTTCCGCTTCGCCCACACCATCGACATGACCCTGGGCCTCAAACACTGGGTGGACACTGA GCGTGTTCTGCTGTTCAGACCCCCAAGACTGAGCAGTAAGTTTGAGGAGAGCGTACTTCGCTTCACTGAGACGATCACCACCCACACACTGCGGCGCTTCATCAGAGACAACAT TTTCGGAATGTGCCCCCATCTGACCAATGAGAACAGAGATAAGCTGAAGGGGCAGGACTTGTTGACTGCGTACTATGATTTGGACTACCTGCAGAACCCCAAAGGCACCAACTATTGGAGGAACAG GGTGATGAAGGTGGGTTCTCAGTTTGTGTCCCAGGGCCTGAGTTTTGCCGTGGCCAATCGCAGGGACTTTGTGGATGAGCTGGAGGAGGAGTTTGGTCTGGGGGCGTCGGACGGAGGAGATCTACCCTTCGTGACCATCAGAACACAACAGGGATTCAAGTACACCATGAGGGAGGAGTTCAC GCGAGATGGGAAGTCCCTGGAAAGATTCCTGGAGGATTACTTTGCTGGACGACTAAAACGTTACATCAAGTCGGAGCCCATCCCTGAGAAAAACAAAGGCCccgtcaag atgaacgtggtaccttcaggcgtttggaaattgctcccaaggatgaaccagacttgtggaggtctccaattgttttctgaggtcttggctgatttcttttga